In Desulfotomaculum sp., a single window of DNA contains:
- the argB gene encoding acetylglutamate kinase, producing MSKVTPGEKAAILVEALPYIKKFYGKTVVIKYGGHAMTENELKRAVLTDVVLMKYVGINPVIVHGGGPEINSMLKRLDIKSTFLNGLRITDDETMEVVEMTLVGKINKEVVSMINSFGGKAVGLSGKDADLFQARRKTGQIKKPDGSMAVVDIGLVGEITTVNPRIINTLISESYIPVVAPVAVGPDGESYNLNADHAAGELAVALKAEKLVILTDVEGILRDIDDKDSLISVVETGAIPGLIEEGIIDKGMIPKVECCISAIKGGVETTHILDGRVAHSILLEVFTDRGIGTMVVQ from the coding sequence TTGTCCAAGGTTACTCCGGGGGAGAAAGCCGCTATTTTAGTGGAAGCTCTGCCCTACATTAAAAAATTTTACGGCAAAACAGTAGTAATTAAATACGGCGGTCACGCCATGACCGAAAATGAGCTGAAAAGGGCCGTGCTCACCGACGTGGTCCTGATGAAGTACGTAGGCATCAACCCGGTAATTGTCCATGGCGGCGGGCCGGAAATAAACAGCATGCTCAAACGGCTGGACATCAAATCCACTTTCTTAAACGGCTTGAGGATCACAGATGACGAGACCATGGAAGTTGTTGAGATGACTCTTGTCGGAAAGATCAACAAGGAAGTCGTTTCCATGATCAACAGCTTCGGCGGAAAAGCCGTCGGCTTGTCCGGCAAGGACGCGGACCTGTTCCAGGCCAGGCGTAAAACCGGACAGATAAAAAAACCGGACGGCAGCATGGCCGTCGTCGATATCGGCCTGGTCGGGGAAATAACTACGGTCAATCCCAGGATTATTAACACATTAATTAGTGAAAGCTACATCCCGGTAGTTGCCCCGGTAGCAGTCGGGCCGGACGGGGAAAGCTACAATCTCAACGCTGACCATGCCGCCGGCGAACTGGCCGTAGCTTTAAAAGCAGAAAAGCTGGTCATCTTAACCGACGTGGAAGGCATCTTAAGAGACATCGACGACAAGGACTCTCTCATCTCAGTAGTTGAAACCGGCGCCATACCAGGGCTTATTGAAGAGGGAATAATCGACAAAGGCATGATCCCGAAGGTGGAATGCTGCATCAGCGCCATCAAGGGAGGAGTAGAAACAACCCACATCCTTGACGGGCGGGTGGCTCACTCAATCCTCCTGGAAGTATTTACAGACAGGGGAATTGGAA
- a CDS encoding ornithine acetyltransferase, protein MVPGGVTAAKGFLASGAAAGIKYKEKKDIALIFSEVEARVAGMFTTNKVKAAPVLVTMERVSHGSARAVVANSGNANTCNGEQGMQDARAMGSEAARSLGIPEESVLVASTGAIGLPMPMERVLPGIAEAASALSKDGGGPAAEAIMTTDTESKEAAVSFSINGKKVTIGATAKGSGMIHPNMATMLCFITTDAAVELDCLKEALRYAVDRSFNMITVDRDTSTNDMVLVLANAQAANEEITVQSKDYFIFRDHLTRICSHLAQAMAKDGEGATKMIEAQVINAATEADARLAARAVAGSNLVKAAIFGEDANWGRILCAAGYSGAEFNPDTADVFLNGVKVAENGCSLAGCEEDAARALSENKVHILIDFKSGNFEATAWGCDLTYNYVRINAHYRT, encoded by the coding sequence ATGGTTCCCGGCGGTGTTACCGCAGCCAAAGGTTTCCTGGCTTCAGGAGCGGCCGCCGGAATAAAATATAAAGAGAAGAAGGATATCGCTTTAATTTTTTCGGAAGTTGAGGCCCGCGTTGCCGGCATGTTCACCACCAACAAGGTTAAAGCCGCTCCCGTTTTGGTGACCATGGAGCGGGTAAGCCATGGCTCGGCCAGGGCAGTCGTCGCCAACAGCGGAAACGCCAACACCTGCAACGGAGAACAGGGAATGCAGGACGCCAGGGCGATGGGCAGCGAGGCTGCCCGGTCTTTGGGCATTCCGGAAGAAAGTGTACTGGTTGCTTCAACGGGGGCAATCGGACTGCCTATGCCCATGGAGCGCGTCCTGCCCGGGATTGCCGAAGCCGCGTCCGCTTTAAGCAAAGACGGCGGCGGCCCGGCTGCTGAAGCGATTATGACCACGGATACCGAGTCCAAAGAAGCGGCGGTAAGCTTTTCAATAAACGGCAAAAAGGTTACTATCGGGGCAACGGCCAAAGGTTCGGGGATGATTCACCCCAACATGGCCACCATGCTCTGTTTTATAACCACAGACGCAGCAGTAGAACTGGATTGTCTGAAAGAAGCCCTGCGGTATGCGGTGGACCGTTCTTTCAATATGATCACCGTCGATAGGGACACAAGCACAAACGACATGGTCTTAGTCCTGGCCAACGCGCAGGCGGCAAATGAGGAAATTACCGTTCAAAGCAAGGACTATTTTATTTTCCGTGATCATTTAACCAGGATCTGCTCCCATCTGGCCCAGGCAATGGCCAAAGACGGCGAGGGCGCTACCAAGATGATTGAGGCGCAGGTCATCAACGCCGCAACGGAAGCTGACGCACGCCTGGCAGCCAGGGCTGTGGCCGGTTCAAACCTCGTCAAAGCAGCCATTTTCGGCGAGGACGCCAACTGGGGCCGTATCCTATGCGCGGCCGGCTATTCGGGGGCCGAATTCAACCCCGACACAGCGGATGTTTTCTTAAACGGTGTAAAAGTAGCCGAAAATGGGTGTTCCCTCGCCGGCTGCGAGGAAGACGCCGCCCGTGCGCTTTCTGAAAACAAAGTGCATATTCTGATTGATTTTAAATCCGGTAATTTTGAAGCTACGGCATGGGGCTGTGATCTTACCTACAATTACGTCAGGATCAACGCCCATTACCGGACCTGA
- a CDS encoding N-acetyl-gamma-glutamyl-phosphate reductase: MYKASVIGATGYTGAELVRILSCHPKVELAGITTQSYAGKPFWEVYPHLYKHVEMNCEEQDIPGIVSRSDVVFSALPHGHSMEVAIEADRQNKFFIDLGADFRFRDFTVYESWYGITHTARELNGKAVYGLPEIHRREIAQARLIANPGCYPTSIILGLAPLLKKGLIDPNSIISDSKSGVSGAGRALSLNVHYCEVNESIKAYGVTTHRHTPEIEQELGLLAGGEVAVSFTPHLTPMIRGILSTIYAVRSRPFQQKEALSLYDEFYGGEPFVSILPEGMLPATKTVSGSNRCVIGIVTDDRTNRVIIISAIDNLIKGASGQAVQNMNILLGLPEDTGLTGPGVYP, translated from the coding sequence TTGTATAAAGCAAGCGTGATAGGCGCCACCGGGTATACGGGAGCCGAACTGGTAAGGATTTTAAGCTGCCACCCAAAAGTGGAACTGGCCGGTATAACCACGCAGAGCTATGCCGGAAAGCCTTTCTGGGAAGTATACCCACACCTGTACAAACACGTGGAGATGAACTGCGAAGAACAGGACATCCCGGGAATAGTAAGCCGCAGCGACGTCGTCTTCTCTGCCCTGCCGCATGGACATTCCATGGAAGTGGCGATAGAGGCCGACCGTCAGAATAAATTCTTTATCGACCTGGGCGCAGATTTTCGCTTCCGTGATTTTACAGTTTACGAGTCCTGGTACGGAATCACCCACACTGCCAGGGAACTGAACGGAAAAGCCGTTTACGGACTGCCGGAAATTCACCGCCGGGAAATAGCTCAGGCAAGACTGATTGCCAACCCCGGCTGTTACCCGACCAGTATAATTCTGGGTCTGGCGCCCTTGCTGAAAAAAGGTTTAATTGACCCGAACAGCATCATAAGCGATTCAAAATCAGGCGTCTCAGGGGCGGGCAGGGCACTCTCCCTGAATGTACACTACTGCGAGGTAAACGAAAGCATTAAAGCATACGGTGTAACTACGCACCGGCATACGCCGGAGATCGAACAGGAACTCGGCCTGCTGGCCGGCGGGGAAGTGGCGGTTTCTTTTACGCCACACCTGACCCCAATGATCCGCGGCATCTTAAGCACTATCTACGCCGTGCGCAGCCGCCCCTTCCAGCAGAAAGAAGCGCTGTCCTTGTACGATGAATTCTATGGCGGCGAACCCTTCGTCAGCATACTACCGGAAGGCATGCTGCCCGCCACAAAGACAGTGTCCGGCTCAAACCGCTGCGTTATTGGAATTGTAACGGACGACCGCACAAACAGGGTAATAATCATTTCGGCAATCGACAACCTGATCAAGGGAGCTTCCGGGCAGGCTGTGCAAAATATGAATATACTGCTCGGTTTGCCTGAAGATACCGGACTGACCGGACCAGGCGTCTACCCGTAA
- a CDS encoding prevent-host-death protein — MTNIKPSTAIRHDYNSFSKLCHETQAPVVVTKNGEADLVVMSCEAYQKMMARQQLGQMLSEVDREIAADTPMHDFEDTFAVIQKRIGNG; from the coding sequence ATTACAAATATCAAGCCTTCTACGGCAATTCGCCATGACTATAATTCATTTTCCAAACTGTGCCATGAAACACAGGCTCCTGTTGTGGTGACTAAAAACGGTGAAGCAGATCTTGTAGTAATGAGCTGTGAAGCTTATCAGAAAATGATGGCGCGCCAACAGTTGGGACAGATGCTGTCCGAGGTTGACCGCGAAATCGCCGCAGATACTCCTATGCATGATTTTGAAGATACATTTGCAGTAATACAAAAGAGGATAGGCAATGGGTAG
- a CDS encoding type II toxin-antitoxin system RelE/ParE family toxin, whose protein sequence is MGRRIVLSESAYYDIDSMFAYISKDNWQAAEKLRLRIYGGIKKLQDFPEIGPVILEEDAPGAQRGYRHIIVNPYIIFYRVLEDRIVIARVLHGRQNWLQPLFGIPSEE, encoded by the coding sequence ATGGGTAGAAGAATCGTACTCTCCGAATCTGCCTATTATGACATCGACAGCATGTTTGCATACATTTCCAAGGACAACTGGCAAGCAGCCGAGAAATTAAGGTTACGCATCTATGGGGGCATCAAGAAGCTGCAAGATTTCCCCGAGATAGGACCTGTCATACTGGAGGAAGACGCTCCCGGCGCGCAGCGTGGATACAGGCACATTATAGTAAACCCGTACATTATCTTTTACAGGGTTTTGGAGGATCGCATTGTAATCGCCAGAGTGCTGCATGGGCGGCAAAACTGGCTGCAGCCTCTGTTCGGTATTCCCAGCGAAGAATAA